A genomic stretch from Camelus dromedarius isolate mCamDro1 chromosome 10, mCamDro1.pat, whole genome shotgun sequence includes:
- the GNG10 gene encoding guanine nucleotide-binding protein G(I)/G(S)/G(O) subunit gamma-10, giving the protein MSSGASVSALQRLVEQLKLEASVERIKVSQAAAELQQYCMQNACKDALLVGVPAGSNPFREPRSCALL; this is encoded by the exons ATGTCGTCCGGGGCCAGTGTGAGCGCGCTGCAGCGCCTGGTGGAGCAGCTCAAGCTGGAGGCCAGCGTGGAGAGGATCAAG GTCTCTCAGGCGGCTGCAGAGCTCCAACAGTACTGCATGCAAAATGCCTGCAAGGATGCCCTGCTGGTGGGTGTTCCAGCTGGGAGCAACCCCTTCCGGGAGCCCAGATCCTGTGCTTTACTCTGA